AGAAACCGGCGGCCTTATGGCGGAACTGGCCTCCAGCCTGCCCGCCTACCCCGGTCTTGACGTCTTTTCCCCCCTGGCCCTGGCCAGGGTGGGCGAAAAAACCGTGGCCCTGCCCCTGCGCCTGGGCGAAGGCTACAAAACCACTGTCCGTACCCAGGGTTTTGCCCACATTACCGCCAACGGCAAGGGCGCGCCCCTGGGCAGCTCGATCCGCGCGCACCCTCTCCGCCCGGTCGAAACGCTGTACTCCACGCTTTTTTGCGCTGGCGGCAGCGACCTGATTCTGGATCTTATGGCGGACGCCCTGCTGCGTCAGCCGCATCCCGTGCATATGATTTCTGTGGGAGCCGACGCGGCCGACGCGCTTGAGGCCCTGAAGAACAACCATTGCCATGCGGCTGTGCTCCATATGGCTGATGACGACAAGGGCGAATTCAATTTTGGCTTTGTGCAGCGGCACTGGCCCCAGGGCAAGGTAATTTTTGTAAACCTGGCAATCCGGCAGGTGGGGCTCGTGGTTCCCGCTGGCAACCCGCGCGGGCTCAAAAGCATTGCCGACATCAGGGATAAAAAGCTGCGCTGCGTCAACCGGCTGGCCGGCTCCAGCACGCGCCTGCAGTTCGATGCGCTTTTGCGTCACGCCGGGCTGACCCCACAGGATGTTTCAGGCTATGAGACAGAGGTGGAAAGCCAGCTTGCCGTCGCCGCCGCCGTGCTCACGGGCAAGGCGGACTGCGGCCCCGGCGTTGCCGCCGCAGCCAACGCCGTGGGACTGGACTTTGTTCCTCTGGGCGGCGAGCGCTGGGACCTTGTGATCCCCAGGGCATTTCTGGATGACCCGCGAGTTATCAGCGTGCAAACCCTTTTGCAACAAGCTGCATTCAAAAAACGTATTGCCGCTCTGGGCGGTTATGAGACTACGTTGACAGGACAAAAACTTGAGCTTGGCGTTCGCCTTGGAGCGTGATACTAAAAAAGCCCCACCGTCGGCAAACGGAGGGGCTGGGTATGGAGCGGACTGCGGCAGATCAGTCCGATCCTGGAGGAAGATGGGCAATTTCACGGCATAGGGCGTAACGAGTTCGTGTAGATTCTCGCCAAACGCTGGCGGGAACTCATGACTGGCGCCACCGAGAGCAGAAGACCCAGCGAAGGCGTCTGCTCGATGAAGTTGCAGAAGTCTTCCACATCTGACTCCTGGACTCCCAAGTCCAGGAGTTTTTGTTTTACTCCCAGACTGAAAAGCCAGTTTTCTACGGCCTTGGCCGCCGCTGTGGCTTCTTCCGGCTCACCCTTCAATCCGGGAGCCAGGGGTTCAAGCACATGGGCCAGCACATCGGGCCTGGCGGCATAACATTCACCAATGACGGCGGGCAGCAACATGGCCAGCGCCAGACCGTGCGGAATTTTCTTGAAGCGGCTCAGCGGGTGTTCAAGCGCGTGCGCCATGTGCAAAAGGCTGTTGTCAAAAACCACACCGGCCTGAAGCGCCGCCAGACACAGGCCATAACGGGCCTTAAGATTTTGCGGTTCAGCCAGCACCGTGGGCAGCCATCTGTGCACCAGCCCGACAGTCTCGCGGGCCAGGGTTACGGCCAGTGGGCCTGCCACTGTGGTGGTTGCGGCCTCCACTACCCTGCACAGCGCGTCTATGGACACATAGCGGCTTTGCTCCGCCGAAAGCCCCGTCATAAGGGCGGGATCGTCAATGGCATAGCGCGGGTAGCTGCAATCGTGACCAACAATGGATCTGTGGTTGCGCCCGGCCACGGTAACCACCGCAAATCGGTTTACTTCACTGCCCGTGCCGTGGGTGAGGTTGACGGCAACTAACGGAAGGGCCTTTTGGGGCGTGAAGCGAAAGCAAAAAAGGTCTTCGGCGCTTTTACCGGGGTTGGCCAGAAGCACAGCCGCCCCCTTGCCACAGTCCAGAGGGCTTCCGCCGCCTATGGCAAGCACCGCTCCGGCATTGACGGCCCGGCCGAGGGCTGCGGCGTCATTGATGGTATCCGTGGTCGGGTTGGGCATGACCCTGTTATACAGAGCCAGTACAATGCCTTGCCGTAGCGCTGCGGCCTCGGCTTTGTCCCACGCGCCCGAAGCGCGGTAGGCATGCCCGCCGCAAACGCAGAGCACTGATGTAACGCCCTCGTTTTTCAAATTTCCCAGGATACCGTCAATCTTGTCTATTGCGCCTACGCCAATATATGCCGTTGTTTTAACACGTATTTCGCGAATCGTGTCATAGTCGCAGCAGTTATCCCACACGGTTGCCTCCTGCGATCACGCTGGACGTTTTATTGCGCTGCAATAACCTAAAATGAATAAAACATTAGGTCAAGGACCTGCGCAATTTTTCACATAAATTTTACAAAATTTTTCTTCTTGATAAAAATATCGAGGCGCAGTAAAAAAATTATTTGTGAAATTTTCAACTATCACTTTTCCCTTAAATGTCGGCTAGTTCGACAAATACGCTTCCTGCTGCTTTCCCGGGCATGCGCTTACACCACGTTTTTAACGCGACAAGGCCCGGTTCGCGTCAGCGTTCCGGGCCTTGTCTTTCAGCAGGGTGTTCATGGCCTGGTTGCAGGCCATGAACGCCAGAATACTTCATCGTGCATTCCGCTCGTCAGCATGGGCAACGAGCGTTGGGCGTGTTCACGTGTCACGCATGCTTGCGCACGGCTGGTGAACCCGTATCCGCCGCAGTTTAAACCACGCCTGATGCAGGTGAACCTTGCCCCCTGAGAATCTGCCTTCTCGCGGAGCATGCCCCCTTGAGAGCCACTGTGCGCAAGGCACTCTGCCCGAGGTTATTTCGGCACCGCCAGAATAACCTGTGAAGCCTTTACGATGGCCGTGACTTTTTTGCCGGGAGCCAGGCCAAGGCTGGCAAGGCTGCCCATGGTGACAATGGATGCAATGGACTTGCCGCTGGGCAGGTCAACCAGCACTTCGGCATTGACCGCGCCGGGCGTCACCTTGCTCACCGTTCCCGCAAACTGGTTGCGGGTGGACAAAAGGTACTTTTCGGCGTCGTTCATGAGCAGCACAAAACTGGCCTTGATCAGGGCAACGGCCTCCACACCGGGCTTGAGACCCAGCTTTTTGGTGCTGACCTGGGTGATGGAAGCAACAATGCTCAACCCACCCTCAACGGACAATTCCACTTCATCATTGACGGCTCCGGAATGTACAGCCGCGACCTTACCCTTGAAAACGTTTCTTGCGCTGGTTTGCATATGAATATCCTTATGCCGGGCATTGCCCCGACTGGTACGCGCGAAAACTTTTTTCCGCATACAAGAAGTATACAGCAAGACAGTAAACCGTGCCACACAGACACGCTGTATGCATAAAACAGCAACAACTTCTGAAATAACATAAAGTTATCCATACACGTACAAGAACGGCATGCAGGCCTGCACGCTTTACAATGACAAGGGGCCGGTCTTGAAGACCGGCCCCTTGTCGAAAAAGCCCTTCAAAAACACTCTGTAGCAGACCGTTTTGAGGATCTCGTGATGTCTTAAAGCAGAGGACCTTTGAACTTCACATTTCGAAGTTTTCATGCAGCCCAAAAGTGCGGTTTGCGGCAGCATCCACGGCACGTCCGACCAGGCATGCGTTTGCCTGCCATAGGCGAGTATTTCAAGTGTTAAATGCCCTAAAAAGAGTTTTAGGGGGTGGAGGCGTGGGGGGGACCCTTTTGCAAAAGTGTCCCTCCCCCACAGAGCATCCTCCAAAGATTCCGATCGAGACCGCCCCGTCACGAGATGAATTTCCTGTTATATCAAGGAGAACGAGCCTTTTATGCAGGGAGTGTACTTCCAATGGTACTCGACCGGAATAAAAGGCGAGGTTCGACGCAGAAATAACAGGAAAGGCGCTCGTGACAGCGTCTAGATATCTTCCGTCACCCAATCCACAACCTCTGCCATACGCTTGAGGGTATAGCGGTTCTGCGGACTTCTGTAGGCAAGGTCGTCCAGGTTGCCGTCAAGGCGGTAGATGCGCCAATCCCCTTCGGGAAGAGCGCCACTGGCCACGGCGTAATTGACTGCCGCGCGGGCGGTTCCGGGCGAGCAGAAGAGCTCGAATTCGCTGACGGCGGGGTCAAGTACCACTTCGGAGCCGCTGGCAATGTCCACAATATAGTTGCCCGGGGCGGCAACATAGACATAGGGGCAAGGCTCCGCAGGCGGCAACGGGTCGTTTTCAGCCACGGACGCGGGCTTTTTGCAGGCCAGGAGGGGCAGAGCCAGTAACGCTACCAGCAAAAGACGTACGTACATTGTCTTCCTCAATATGTGGGTTCGTGGAACCCGGCAGAGCCTGTTCGGCCCGTTATCTGAGCGGTTCTGCGCCCGTTTTGCCCGTTTTTGGCAGTTTCGGCAATCAGCGCCGGGATGCCGCCATGGCCTGAAGCCTGCGAATGCGCTCTTCCAGCGGCGGATGCGTGCTGAAAAGATTGGCCATGCTGCTGTGGGCAAACATGGGCGACACGATGAACATCTGCTCTGTGCTGGGGTTGCCCTCGCGCATGGGTATGCGCCCGCTGGCCGCGCCGAGTTTGGCCAGAGCGCCAGCCAGGGCCAGGGGCTGCCCGCAAAGTTCCGCCCCTGTGTCGTCAGCCAGGTATTCCCGCGAGCGCGAAATGGCCATCTGCACAAGACCGGCCGCCATAGGAGCCAGCAAAGCCATGGCCAGCGCCGCGATGGGATTGAGCCCGCCGCCCTCGCCGTCACGGTTGCCGCCGCCGAATATGGCCGTGAACTGAAAAATATTGGCCATGGTCACAATGGCAGAGGCCATGACCCCGGCGATGGTCTGAATGAGAATGTCGCGGTTGACGATGTGCCCCATCTCATGGGCCACCACGCCGCGCAGTTCTTCGGGCGACAGAAGGCGCAAAATGCCTTCGGTCACGGCCACCACCGCGTGTTCGGGATCGCGCCCGGTGGCAAAGGCATTGGGGGCCTCTTCGGGCACGACACA
This DNA window, taken from Desulfovibrio sp. 86, encodes the following:
- a CDS encoding M48 family metalloprotease, which translates into the protein MTSQIKTVLLLGLLSGIIIVLGGLLGGRTGIVIAFGMALIMNVGSYWYSDKIVLSMYSARELAPEEAPYLHKIVEELASNAGIPKPRVCVVPEEAPNAFATGRDPEHAVVAVTEGILRLLSPEELRGVVAHEMGHIVNRDILIQTIAGVMASAIVTMANIFQFTAIFGGGNRDGEGGGLNPIAALAMALLAPMAAGLVQMAISRSREYLADDTGAELCGQPLALAGALAKLGAASGRIPMREGNPSTEQMFIVSPMFAHSSMANLFSTHPPLEERIRRLQAMAASRR
- a CDS encoding iron-containing alcohol dehydrogenase; its protein translation is MWDNCCDYDTIREIRVKTTAYIGVGAIDKIDGILGNLKNEGVTSVLCVCGGHAYRASGAWDKAEAAALRQGIVLALYNRVMPNPTTDTINDAAALGRAVNAGAVLAIGGGSPLDCGKGAAVLLANPGKSAEDLFCFRFTPQKALPLVAVNLTHGTGSEVNRFAVVTVAGRNHRSIVGHDCSYPRYAIDDPALMTGLSAEQSRYVSIDALCRVVEAATTTVAGPLAVTLARETVGLVHRWLPTVLAEPQNLKARYGLCLAALQAGVVFDNSLLHMAHALEHPLSRFKKIPHGLALAMLLPAVIGECYAARPDVLAHVLEPLAPGLKGEPEEATAAAKAVENWLFSLGVKQKLLDLGVQESDVEDFCNFIEQTPSLGLLLSVAPVMSSRQRLARIYTNSLRPMP
- a CDS encoding DVU_2496 family lipoprotein, giving the protein MYVRLLLVALLALPLLACKKPASVAENDPLPPAEPCPYVYVAAPGNYIVDIASGSEVVLDPAVSEFELFCSPGTARAAVNYAVASGALPEGDWRIYRLDGNLDDLAYRSPQNRYTLKRMAEVVDWVTEDI
- a CDS encoding TOBE domain-containing protein, producing MQTSARNVFKGKVAAVHSGAVNDEVELSVEGGLSIVASITQVSTKKLGLKPGVEAVALIKASFVLLMNDAEKYLLSTRNQFAGTVSKVTPGAVNAEVLVDLPSGKSIASIVTMGSLASLGLAPGKKVTAIVKASQVILAVPK